The Brachybacterium huguangmaarense genome contains a region encoding:
- the selA gene encoding L-seryl-tRNA(Sec) selenium transferase, whose protein sequence is MIPRTDRLLALPAVRAAAAAMSERVVRGVVRAVQDEARSGRLAPEEVEARVLAALGSRTPSSLRPVLNATGVIVHTNLGRAPLSEAARRALADAAGYADVEFDLGSGTRSRRGAGARAALLAACPEAEDALVVNNGAAALLLAVTVLAAGREVVLSRGEMIEIGAGFRLPDLIASTGARVREVGTTNRTHPDDYADALGADTGCVLKIHASNYRISGFTSEVPVAALRALCDERGTPLVADLGSGLLCPDPVLPEEPDLAGALRDGADLVIASGDKLLGGPQAGLLLGRAEAIARCARHPLARALRADKLALAALEATLTGPEAPVPAALHADPDVLRERTARVAAALGAEVVAHDGRVGGGGGAEVPLPGWAVSLPEDLAAPLRAGTPAVVATVRDGACLVDLRCIPEQDEQALVDAVRSARTTVR, encoded by the coding sequence CTGATCCCGCGCACCGACCGCCTGCTCGCGCTGCCCGCCGTGCGCGCGGCGGCAGCCGCCATGAGCGAGCGGGTCGTGCGCGGCGTGGTCCGCGCCGTCCAGGACGAGGCCCGCAGCGGTCGCCTCGCCCCCGAGGAGGTCGAGGCCCGCGTGCTCGCGGCCCTCGGCTCGCGCACGCCCTCGTCCCTGCGGCCCGTGCTCAACGCGACCGGCGTCATCGTGCACACGAACCTCGGACGCGCCCCCCTCTCGGAGGCGGCCCGCCGTGCCCTCGCCGACGCCGCCGGCTACGCCGACGTCGAGTTCGACCTGGGCAGCGGGACCCGCAGCCGCCGCGGCGCCGGCGCCCGCGCGGCCCTGCTCGCGGCGTGTCCCGAGGCCGAGGACGCCCTCGTCGTCAACAACGGCGCCGCCGCCCTGCTGCTCGCCGTGACCGTCCTCGCCGCCGGGCGCGAGGTCGTGCTCAGCCGCGGCGAGATGATCGAGATCGGTGCCGGCTTCCGCCTGCCCGACCTGATCGCCTCCACGGGTGCGCGTGTACGCGAGGTCGGCACCACCAACCGCACGCATCCCGACGACTACGCCGACGCCCTCGGCGCCGACACGGGCTGCGTGCTCAAGATCCACGCGAGCAACTACCGCATCTCCGGCTTCACGTCCGAGGTCCCCGTCGCCGCCCTGCGCGCCCTGTGCGACGAGCGCGGGACGCCGCTCGTCGCCGACCTCGGCAGCGGCCTGCTGTGCCCCGATCCGGTACTGCCCGAGGAGCCCGACCTCGCGGGCGCCCTGCGCGACGGCGCCGACCTCGTGATCGCGAGCGGGGACAAGCTGCTCGGCGGCCCCCAGGCGGGCCTGCTGCTCGGGCGCGCCGAGGCGATCGCCCGCTGCGCGCGTCACCCCCTCGCACGCGCCCTGCGCGCCGACAAGCTGGCCCTCGCCGCGCTCGAGGCGACCCTGACCGGCCCGGAGGCCCCCGTCCCCGCGGCCCTACACGCCGACCCCGACGTGCTGCGCGAGCGCACCGCCCGGGTCGCGGCGGCGCTCGGCGCCGAGGTGGTCGCCCACGACGGCCGCGTCGGCGGGGGAGGGGGCGCCGAGGTGCCCCTCCCGGGCTGGGCCGTGTCCCTGCCCGAGGACCTCGCCGCCCCGCTGCGCGCCGGCACCCCCGCCGTCGTCGCGACCGTGCGCGACGGCGCATGCCTCGTGGACCTGCGCTGCATCCCCGAGCAGGACGAGCAGGCGCTCGTCGACGCCGTGCGCAGCGCCCGCACGACGGTGCGCTGA
- the selB gene encoding selenocysteine-specific translation elongation factor: MHVVATAGHVDHGKSTLIRALTGIETDRWAEERRRGLTIDLGFAWTALPSGREVSFVDVPGHERFLSNTLAGLGPAPIVCFVVAADEGWRAQSADHRDAVAALGIDRGLIVLTRADRTDEDRRAEVTAQVRRELARTGLAVAPVVAVSAVTGEGMDALRVALDAVLAQTPTPDAATRRRLWIDRAFTISGAGTVVTGTLGAGTLRRGDRLRLVGAELDAQVAVRGLQSREESVEELSPVARAAVNLRGVPADRIGRGDALVDADAWHLTDTVDVRRATGDGAASLPEQAVAHIGTAAVPVHVRPFDDEHARLVLARALPLAVADRLVLRGSGAHAVLGGVHVLDVDPPGLDRRGDGRRRAATLAAMPWRGDAAVEVARRGAMRESELRRFGVGIPEPLPATLCRRGAWLVATETLARWRDELGKAVDRVHREQPLAPGLTRGAALTLLGLPDPALLDAVVSEASLVADDGHLRSPGAARGLGAAETSIAVLEERLGRSPFDAPEADDLAALGLGARELAAAARQGRVLRLDDGVVLLPTAPALAMRELAALDQPFTTSAARRALGTTRRVAIPLLEHLDARGWTRRLDGSSREVVR, encoded by the coding sequence ATGCACGTCGTCGCCACCGCCGGGCACGTCGACCACGGCAAGTCCACCCTGATCCGCGCCCTGACCGGCATCGAGACCGACCGCTGGGCCGAGGAGCGCCGCCGCGGCCTGACCATCGACCTCGGCTTCGCGTGGACCGCCCTGCCCTCGGGCCGCGAGGTCTCGTTCGTCGACGTCCCGGGCCACGAGCGCTTCTTGTCCAACACCCTCGCGGGCCTCGGCCCCGCCCCGATCGTCTGCTTCGTGGTCGCGGCTGACGAAGGGTGGCGCGCCCAGTCCGCCGATCATCGCGACGCCGTGGCCGCGCTCGGCATCGACCGCGGGCTGATCGTGCTCACGCGCGCCGACCGCACCGACGAGGACCGGCGCGCCGAGGTGACCGCCCAGGTCCGCCGCGAGCTCGCGCGGACGGGGCTCGCCGTCGCCCCCGTGGTCGCCGTCTCCGCCGTCACGGGTGAGGGCATGGACGCGCTGCGCGTGGCGCTCGATGCGGTCCTGGCGCAGACGCCCACCCCGGACGCCGCGACACGCCGACGGCTGTGGATCGACCGGGCGTTCACCATCTCCGGCGCCGGCACGGTCGTGACCGGCACCCTGGGGGCTGGCACGCTGCGCCGCGGCGACCGCCTGCGGCTCGTCGGCGCCGAGCTCGATGCCCAGGTCGCCGTGCGCGGGCTGCAGAGCCGCGAGGAGAGCGTCGAGGAGCTGTCCCCGGTGGCGCGTGCCGCGGTCAACCTGCGCGGTGTGCCCGCCGACCGGATCGGACGCGGCGACGCCCTCGTCGACGCCGATGCCTGGCACCTGACCGACACCGTCGACGTGCGCCGTGCCACCGGTGATGGCGCAGCGTCCCTGCCCGAGCAGGCGGTCGCCCACATCGGGACCGCGGCGGTCCCGGTCCACGTGCGCCCCTTCGATGACGAGCACGCCCGGCTCGTCCTCGCCCGGGCGCTGCCGCTCGCGGTGGCGGACCGGCTCGTGCTGCGCGGCAGCGGCGCGCATGCCGTGCTCGGCGGCGTGCACGTGCTCGACGTCGACCCGCCCGGCCTCGACCGTCGCGGGGACGGGCGTCGTCGTGCCGCGACCCTCGCCGCGATGCCATGGAGAGGGGACGCCGCCGTCGAGGTGGCCCGGCGCGGCGCGATGCGTGAGAGCGAGCTGCGCCGCTTCGGCGTGGGCATCCCCGAGCCGCTGCCCGCGACGCTGTGCCGCCGAGGTGCGTGGCTGGTGGCGACCGAGACCCTCGCGCGCTGGCGTGACGAGCTCGGGAAGGCCGTCGACCGGGTGCACCGCGAGCAGCCGCTCGCGCCCGGGCTTACGCGCGGCGCGGCCCTGACCCTGCTCGGTCTGCCCGATCCCGCACTCCTGGACGCCGTGGTCTCCGAGGCCTCCCTCGTCGCCGACGACGGGCATCTGCGCTCGCCCGGCGCGGCGAGGGGCCTCGGCGCCGCGGAGACGAGCATCGCGGTGCTCGAGGAGCGCCTCGGGCGCTCGCCGTTCGACGCGCCCGAGGCGGATGACCTCGCGGCCCTCGGGCTCGGCGCCCGCGAGCTCGCCGCCGCGGCCCGGCAGGGCCGGGTGCTCCGCCTCGACGACGGCGTCGTGCTCCTGCCCACGGCGCCCGCGCTCGCGATGCGCGAGCTCGCGGCGCTCGATCAGCCGTTCACGACGAGCGCCGCCCGGCGGGCGCTCGGCACCACCCGGCGGGTCGCGATCCCGCTGCTCGAGCACCTCGACGCCCGGGGCTGGACCAGACGCCTCGACGGCAGCAGCCGCGAGGTGGTCCGCTGA
- the valS gene encoding valine--tRNA ligase — MTDTSVRPDPGIDPAASPIPDKPSLDGLEGKWDRAWSESQVYAFEEDTTREQVFSVDTPPPTASGSLHIGHVFGYSQADMIVRYQRMRGKNVFYPLGWDDNGLPTERRVQNYYGVRCDPSLPYDPDFTPPQEGGDNKTAKAANQLPISRRNFIELCEKLTEIDEKSFEEVFRTLGLSVDWNHGYQTINAHSRATSQRAFLENLQAGQAYQSEAPTMWDVTYRTAVAQAEQEDRERDGAYHRIGFTRTDGSGDTVFIETTRPELLPACVALVAHPDDERYQHLLGTTVTSPLFGVEVPVHAHPLAQADKGAGIAMICTFGDANDVTWWRELQLPTRTVIGRDGRFIPETPWIATEAGRQAYAELAGLTVFSAQRRIVEMLTESGDLVGEIRRITHPVKFYENGDKPLEYVSSRQWYLTNGGRDTSSGGLRDALIERGREITWHPAYMEARYRNWVEGLAGDWLISRQRFFGVPFPIWYAVDEGGETDYDTVLTPSLERLPVDPTIDAPDGYDETRRNQPGGFVADPDILDTWATSSLTPQLAGGWNGDAELFSKVFPMDLRPQGHDIIRTWLFSTIVRSHLQQDSLPWHHASINGWILDPDRKKMSKSKGNVVTPIGLLHQHGSDGVRYWAGRARQGVDTAFDEGQMKIGRRLAIKILNASKFALGFGAAPADPAGRLAADPAAVTEAVDRSLLASLADVVDAATTAMDDMDYARALEVTEPFFWTFCDDYIELVKDRAHGQAGEAGAASARAALAITLDVLLRLFAPVIVFATEEVWSWWREGSVHTQPWPEAAPLREAAAGTEAALLGTLSDLVIAVRRLKSDAKVSQKTPILRAVLTVPAGRVEHAEAGRSDLVALGRIEDLTLTGAEVDGVTASEVELGEPPVKQPRR; from the coding sequence ATGACCGACACCTCCGTGCGCCCCGACCCCGGCATCGACCCTGCCGCCTCGCCGATCCCCGACAAGCCGTCCCTCGACGGCCTCGAGGGCAAGTGGGACCGCGCCTGGAGCGAGTCCCAGGTCTACGCGTTCGAGGAGGACACGACGCGCGAGCAGGTGTTCTCGGTCGACACCCCGCCGCCGACCGCGTCCGGCTCGCTGCACATCGGCCACGTGTTCGGCTACTCCCAGGCCGACATGATCGTGCGCTACCAGCGCATGCGCGGCAAGAACGTGTTCTACCCCCTGGGCTGGGACGACAACGGCCTGCCCACCGAGCGCCGGGTGCAGAACTACTACGGCGTGCGCTGCGACCCCTCGCTGCCATACGACCCGGACTTCACGCCCCCGCAGGAGGGCGGCGACAACAAGACCGCCAAGGCCGCCAACCAGCTGCCGATCTCCCGGCGCAACTTCATCGAGCTGTGCGAGAAGCTCACCGAGATCGACGAGAAGTCGTTCGAGGAGGTCTTCCGCACCCTGGGCCTGTCGGTCGACTGGAACCACGGCTACCAGACCATCAACGCGCACTCGCGCGCCACGAGCCAGCGCGCGTTCCTCGAGAACCTGCAGGCCGGGCAGGCCTACCAGTCCGAGGCCCCCACGATGTGGGACGTCACCTACCGCACCGCCGTGGCCCAGGCCGAGCAGGAGGACCGCGAGCGCGACGGCGCCTACCACCGGATCGGGTTTACCCGCACCGACGGCTCGGGGGACACGGTGTTCATCGAGACCACCCGGCCCGAGCTGCTGCCCGCGTGCGTGGCCCTCGTGGCCCACCCCGACGACGAGCGCTACCAGCACCTGCTGGGCACCACGGTGACCTCGCCCCTGTTCGGCGTCGAGGTGCCGGTCCACGCCCATCCGCTCGCCCAGGCCGACAAGGGCGCGGGCATCGCCATGATCTGCACCTTCGGCGACGCGAACGACGTGACCTGGTGGCGCGAGCTGCAGCTGCCGACCCGCACGGTGATCGGCCGCGACGGCCGCTTCATCCCCGAGACCCCGTGGATCGCCACGGAGGCGGGCCGGCAGGCCTACGCGGAGCTCGCGGGCCTCACCGTGTTCAGCGCCCAGAGGCGCATCGTGGAGATGCTGACCGAGTCCGGGGACCTCGTGGGCGAGATCCGCCGGATCACCCATCCCGTGAAGTTCTACGAGAACGGCGACAAGCCGCTCGAGTACGTCTCCTCGCGCCAGTGGTATCTCACCAACGGCGGCCGGGACACCTCCTCCGGCGGCCTGCGCGACGCGCTCATCGAGCGCGGCCGCGAGATCACGTGGCACCCCGCCTACATGGAGGCGCGCTACCGCAACTGGGTGGAGGGCCTCGCGGGCGACTGGCTGATCTCGCGCCAGCGCTTCTTCGGCGTGCCGTTCCCGATCTGGTACGCGGTGGACGAGGGCGGCGAGACGGACTACGACACCGTGCTCACCCCGAGCCTCGAGCGCCTGCCCGTCGACCCGACCATCGACGCGCCCGACGGCTACGACGAGACCCGGCGCAACCAGCCGGGGGGCTTCGTCGCCGACCCCGACATCCTCGACACGTGGGCCACGTCCTCGCTCACCCCGCAGCTCGCGGGCGGCTGGAACGGCGACGCCGAGCTGTTCTCCAAGGTGTTCCCGATGGACCTGCGCCCGCAGGGCCACGACATCATCCGCACCTGGCTGTTCTCGACGATCGTGCGCTCCCACCTGCAGCAGGACTCGCTGCCCTGGCACCATGCGTCGATCAACGGCTGGATCCTCGATCCCGACCGCAAGAAGATGTCGAAGTCCAAGGGCAACGTGGTCACGCCCATCGGACTGCTGCACCAGCACGGCTCGGACGGCGTGCGCTACTGGGCCGGCCGTGCCCGCCAGGGCGTCGACACGGCGTTCGACGAGGGCCAGATGAAGATCGGGCGTCGCCTGGCCATCAAGATCCTCAACGCCTCGAAGTTCGCGCTCGGCTTCGGCGCGGCCCCGGCCGATCCGGCCGGCCGCCTCGCCGCGGACCCGGCCGCCGTCACCGAGGCGGTGGACCGCTCGCTCCTGGCGTCGCTCGCCGACGTGGTGGACGCCGCGACGACCGCGATGGACGACATGGACTACGCGCGCGCCCTCGAGGTGACCGAGCCCTTCTTCTGGACGTTCTGCGACGACTACATCGAGCTGGTCAAGGACCGGGCCCACGGCCAGGCGGGCGAGGCCGGCGCGGCGTCCGCGCGGGCCGCGCTCGCGATCACCCTCGACGTGCTGCTGCGCCTGTTCGCGCCCGTCATCGTGTTCGCGACCGAGGAGGTCTGGTCGTGGTGGCGCGAGGGCTCGGTACACACCCAGCCCTGGCCCGAGGCCGCGCCGCTGCGCGAGGCCGCCGCGGGCACCGAGGCCGCGCTCCTGGGCACCCTGTCCGACCTCGTGATCGCGGTGCGCCGCCTCAAGTCGGATGCGAAGGTGTCCCAGAAGACCCCGATCCTGCGGGCCGTGCTGACGGTCCCCGCCGGCCGGGTGGAGCACGCCGAGGCCGGACGCTCCGACCTCGTGGCGCTCGGTCGCATCGAGGACCTCACCCTCACGGGGGCCGAGGTCGACGGCGTGACCGCCTCCGAGGTCGAGCTCGGCGAGCCGCCGGTCAAGCAGCCGCGCCGCTGA
- a CDS encoding metallophosphoesterase family protein encodes MAPYRLAVLSDVHGDVTALRAVLDDAAARDVDAIVNLGDVVGKGPRGSEAVRLTRERCLVTVRGNWEAYVAGPGEPYTEAVAWWRAELTDADRAWLTSRPAAIDLLLSGRRIRLLHASATDEFTRLRFHHDHEQFLAMFANTPFTADAVVLGVHGVREAGARAGAEVGARAEAGAGLPGAWASRGVTPTLVVYGDIHDAYLETVDSLTLLNVGSAGNPLDEPHAAYAILEGELDGASDAPFSIQHVRVPFDVEAEIAVARERGMPELEPYASELRTAVHRGRHVRGAAEGSAG; translated from the coding sequence ATGGCCCCCTACCGCCTCGCCGTCCTCTCCGATGTCCATGGCGACGTCACCGCCCTGCGCGCCGTGCTCGACGACGCGGCCGCGCGCGACGTCGACGCGATCGTGAACCTCGGCGACGTGGTCGGCAAGGGGCCCCGCGGCTCCGAGGCCGTGCGCCTGACCCGCGAGCGCTGCCTGGTCACCGTACGCGGCAACTGGGAGGCCTACGTGGCGGGGCCCGGTGAGCCGTACACCGAGGCGGTCGCGTGGTGGCGCGCCGAGCTCACGGACGCGGACCGCGCCTGGCTCACGTCGCGGCCCGCCGCGATCGACCTGCTCCTGAGCGGGCGGCGGATCCGGCTGCTGCACGCCTCGGCCACGGACGAGTTCACGCGCCTGCGCTTCCACCACGACCACGAGCAGTTCCTCGCGATGTTCGCCAACACGCCGTTCACCGCCGACGCCGTGGTCCTCGGCGTCCACGGGGTGCGCGAGGCGGGCGCCAGGGCCGGGGCCGAGGTCGGGGCCCGGGCCGAGGCCGGGGCCGGGCTGCCGGGGGCCTGGGCGAGCCGCGGCGTGACCCCGACCCTCGTCGTCTACGGCGACATCCACGACGCCTATCTCGAGACCGTGGACTCCCTGACGCTCCTCAACGTGGGCAGCGCCGGCAACCCGCTCGACGAGCCGCACGCCGCGTACGCGATCCTCGAGGGCGAGCTCGACGGCGCCTCCGACGCCCCGTTCTCGATCCAGCACGTGCGCGTGCCCTTCGACGTCGAGGCCGAGATCGCGGTGGCGCGCGAGCGCGGCATGCCGGAGCTCGAGCCCTACGCGAGCGAGCTGCGGACCGCGGTCCACCGGGGGCGGCACGTCCGCGGCGCGGCGGAGGGCTCGGCGGGCTGA
- a CDS encoding lipoate--protein ligase family protein, producing the protein MRGEFKVRGGKLVSVEVESDGETVTSAHVFGDFFLEPDDALEDIDAAIVGQGVDATAAVLSRAITERLEARGEPVQLIGFDAEAVAVAARRALGHASSWDDLEFDVIGPVTMPPIMHVALDEVLPHEVATGRRRPVFRIWDWDSPLVVIGSYQSVMNEIDAQGAARHGIDVVRRITGGGAMFMEPGNCITYSLVVPTSLVEGLTFEQSYAYLDDWVMGALAEIGVSARYVPLNDIASDQGKIGGAAQRRFAEGVVLHHVTMSYSIDAVKMGEVLRMGKEKLSDKGTRSADKRVDPMRSQTGMARQTIIDSFLDFFRSRYTTRESTYTEGELAAARELVATKFSTPEWTNRVP; encoded by the coding sequence ATGCGGGGAGAGTTCAAGGTCCGGGGCGGCAAGCTCGTCTCGGTCGAGGTCGAGTCCGACGGCGAGACGGTCACCTCCGCCCACGTGTTCGGCGACTTCTTCCTCGAACCCGACGACGCCCTCGAGGACATCGACGCCGCGATCGTCGGCCAGGGCGTCGACGCGACCGCCGCGGTGCTCTCCCGCGCCATCACCGAGCGCCTCGAGGCGCGCGGTGAGCCGGTCCAGCTGATCGGCTTCGACGCCGAGGCCGTCGCGGTCGCGGCGCGCCGCGCGCTCGGCCACGCCTCGAGCTGGGACGACCTCGAGTTCGACGTGATCGGCCCGGTCACGATGCCGCCCATCATGCACGTCGCCCTCGACGAGGTCCTCCCCCACGAGGTCGCCACGGGCCGCCGCCGCCCGGTGTTCCGGATCTGGGACTGGGACTCCCCGCTCGTCGTGATCGGCTCGTACCAGAGCGTGATGAACGAGATCGACGCCCAGGGCGCGGCCCGCCACGGCATCGACGTGGTGCGCCGCATCACGGGCGGCGGGGCGATGTTCATGGAGCCCGGCAACTGCATCACGTACTCGCTCGTGGTCCCGACCTCCCTCGTGGAGGGCCTGACGTTCGAGCAGTCCTACGCCTACCTCGACGACTGGGTGATGGGGGCTCTCGCCGAGATCGGGGTCAGCGCACGCTACGTCCCGCTCAACGACATCGCCTCGGACCAGGGCAAGATCGGCGGGGCCGCGCAGCGCCGCTTCGCCGAGGGCGTCGTGCTGCACCACGTGACCATGAGCTACAGCATCGACGCCGTGAAGATGGGCGAGGTGCTGCGCATGGGCAAGGAGAAGCTCTCGGACAAGGGCACCCGCAGCGCCGACAAGAGGGTGGACCCGATGCGGTCGCAGACCGGGATGGCGCGCCAGACGATCATCGACAGCTTCCTCGACTTCTTCCGCTCGCGCTACACGACCCGCGAGTCGACGTACACCGAGGGTGAGCTCGCCGCGGCCCGCGAGCTCGTCGCCACGAAGTTCTCGACGCCGGAGTGGACCAACCGGGTGCCGTGA
- a CDS encoding erythromycin esterase family protein, which produces MTVAGRLADLVAAPGVLGLGEPTHGTAEAFAWKWEVILDLARRGVLTSLAWELEHSIGQEVDRVLREGGDVTVPWATSGRLWDTATIVSGLRALQRHNLSVPPDRRVCFVGVDIRRPHLAASALADRGIDPPVVRALAAQQELSEHDKHEAIALGARLGEGDDPVAAALGRQLARYVDAYELEPDLARLHRRDVHMASTLLEHLPADGLTVLWAHNEHIATNPDFFGGPSLGQVLSDRLGARYAGVGILCGPGRCRAVDPSSGPEYTDVELPPLGARCTEHALARAGSPLVLTDRFAHPGPRRFVGWRVDTAHRADETCWTIERPAADFAALAYLPRSSADVARPRAAR; this is translated from the coding sequence ATGACCGTCGCGGGCCGGCTCGCCGATCTCGTGGCCGCCCCGGGCGTGCTCGGTCTGGGCGAGCCCACGCACGGCACGGCGGAGGCCTTCGCCTGGAAGTGGGAGGTCATCCTCGACCTCGCGCGCCGCGGCGTCCTGACGAGCCTCGCGTGGGAGCTCGAGCACTCGATCGGGCAGGAGGTCGACCGGGTGCTGCGGGAGGGCGGCGACGTGACCGTGCCCTGGGCGACGAGCGGACGGCTGTGGGACACCGCCACGATCGTGTCGGGGCTGCGCGCCCTCCAGCGGCACAACCTGTCGGTCCCGCCCGACCGGAGGGTGTGCTTCGTGGGGGTCGACATCCGACGGCCCCACCTCGCGGCCAGCGCGCTCGCCGACCGCGGCATCGACCCGCCCGTCGTGCGGGCGCTCGCCGCGCAGCAGGAGCTGTCCGAGCACGACAAGCACGAGGCGATCGCGCTCGGGGCACGCCTCGGCGAGGGCGACGACCCCGTGGCCGCGGCGCTCGGCCGCCAGCTCGCCCGCTACGTGGACGCCTATGAGCTCGAGCCGGACCTCGCCCGCCTGCACCGCCGGGACGTCCACATGGCCTCCACCCTGCTCGAGCACCTGCCCGCCGACGGGCTGACCGTGCTCTGGGCGCACAACGAGCACATCGCGACCAACCCGGACTTCTTCGGCGGCCCCTCCCTCGGGCAGGTGCTGTCCGACCGCCTGGGCGCCCGCTACGCCGGGGTGGGCATCCTGTGCGGCCCGGGACGATGCCGCGCGGTCGACCCCTCGAGCGGCCCCGAGTACACCGACGTGGAGCTGCCGCCGCTCGGCGCCCGCTGCACCGAGCACGCCCTGGCCCGCGCCGGCTCCCCGCTCGTGCTCACCGACCGCTTCGCCCATCCCGGGCCGCGGCGTTTCGTGGGCTGGCGCGTGGACACCGCGCATCGTGCGGACGAGACCTGCTGGACCATCGAGCGGCCCGCCGCCGACTTCGCCGCCCTTGCCTACCTCCCCCGCAGCAGCGCGGACGTCGCACGACCCCGAGCCGCACGGTAA
- a CDS encoding ABC transporter ATP-binding protein, translating into MAGSDRTEQPAVELRHLRRDYAVRARQEGSRRRRRTLVRAVDDVTLTLGRGEAVGFVGANGAGKSTTIKMMTGILQPTSGEVRVLGRAPVPERRHLAREIGVVFGQRSQLWWDLPLRESYRILAAMHRLSDAARDARLARLVDGLDLSPFLERPVRQLSLGQRMRGEVAAALLHSPALVILDEPTIGLDMVSKEGLRRFLREDRAERGTTLFLTTHDMSDVERLCERLVVVNAGTIAYDGALAGFRGALGAPRELIVDLAAPLAALTVPAGAEETAVEADGIRHRIRFSGAELTVPALLSHLSAQADVTDLSLAEPAIEDLVRQIYARGSSR; encoded by the coding sequence ATGGCCGGATCCGATCGGACCGAGCAGCCCGCGGTCGAGCTGCGGCATCTGCGCCGCGACTACGCGGTGCGGGCCCGGCAGGAGGGCTCGCGGCGACGGCGGCGCACGCTCGTGCGCGCGGTCGACGACGTGACGCTCACCCTCGGGCGCGGCGAGGCCGTCGGCTTCGTCGGCGCCAACGGGGCCGGCAAGTCGACGACCATCAAGATGATGACGGGCATCCTGCAGCCCACGAGCGGCGAGGTCCGCGTGCTGGGCCGCGCGCCCGTGCCCGAGCGGCGCCATCTCGCGCGCGAGATCGGCGTGGTCTTCGGGCAGCGCTCCCAGCTGTGGTGGGACCTGCCGCTGCGCGAGTCCTACCGGATCCTCGCCGCGATGCACCGCCTGAGCGACGCCGCGCGCGACGCGCGCCTGGCCCGGCTCGTCGACGGCCTGGACCTCAGCCCGTTCCTCGAGCGGCCCGTGCGTCAGCTCTCGCTCGGCCAGCGCATGCGCGGCGAGGTCGCGGCGGCCCTCCTGCACTCCCCCGCCCTCGTGATCCTCGACGAGCCCACCATCGGCCTCGACATGGTCTCCAAGGAGGGCCTGCGCCGCTTCCTGCGCGAGGACCGCGCCGAGCGCGGCACCACGCTGTTCCTGACCACGCACGACATGAGCGACGTCGAGCGCCTGTGCGAGCGCCTCGTCGTCGTCAACGCGGGGACCATCGCCTACGACGGGGCGCTCGCGGGGTTCCGCGGCGCGCTCGGCGCCCCGCGCGAGCTCATCGTCGACCTCGCCGCGCCGCTCGCGGCCCTCACGGTCCCGGCCGGGGCCGAGGAGACCGCCGTGGAGGCCGACGGGATCCGCCACCGCATCCGCTTCTCGGGCGCCGAGCTGACGGTGCCCGCCCTGCTCTCCCACCTCTCGGCCCAGGCCGACGTCACCGACCTCTCCCTCGCCGAGCCCGCGATCGAGGACCTCGTCCGGCAGATCTACGCGCGCGGGTCCTCCCGATGA
- a CDS encoding ABC transporter permease has translation MADGSAARAGADRRDRPVSTWRMVRTLYGSRIRSQAAFRTSFLADIAGQVLIVATEFLELWVILAQVGVLGGMDLPQVAVVYGLGSLAFGLADLVLGEIDGLSTYIRSGRLETLLVRPVPMLLQISSLDMSLRRLGRIGVGLAMYVVALGLAGFDPTAAHLLLAVIAPLAGAAIFTALLTLAGALQFWLVDGREFANAFTYGGNYVSTTPGAVFTLPMRAFFTFVIPATLVAYAPALALLDLPGPALIPTAAGWLGAPAAVLAWVLAALAWRAGIRHYTGAGG, from the coding sequence GTGGCTGACGGATCCGCGGCCCGGGCCGGGGCGGACCGGCGCGACCGCCCGGTGAGCACGTGGCGCATGGTGCGCACCCTGTACGGCTCGCGCATCCGCTCCCAGGCCGCGTTCCGCACCAGCTTCCTCGCCGACATCGCCGGCCAGGTGCTCATCGTCGCCACCGAGTTCCTCGAGCTGTGGGTGATCCTCGCCCAGGTGGGCGTGCTCGGCGGGATGGACCTCCCGCAGGTCGCCGTCGTCTACGGGCTCGGCTCGCTCGCGTTCGGCCTCGCCGACCTCGTGCTCGGGGAGATCGACGGCCTGTCGACCTACATCCGGTCCGGCAGGCTCGAGACGCTGCTCGTGCGCCCGGTGCCGATGCTCCTGCAGATCTCGAGCCTGGACATGTCCCTGCGCCGCCTGGGGCGGATCGGCGTGGGCCTGGCGATGTACGTCGTCGCGCTCGGCCTCGCCGGCTTCGACCCCACCGCGGCGCACCTGCTGCTCGCCGTGATCGCCCCGCTGGCCGGGGCGGCGATCTTCACGGCCCTGCTCACCCTGGCCGGCGCCCTCCAGTTCTGGCTGGTCGACGGCCGCGAGTTCGCGAACGCCTTCACCTACGGGGGCAACTACGTCTCGACCACGCCCGGGGCGGTCTTCACGCTGCCGATGCGCGCCTTCTTCACCTTCGTCATCCCGGCCACGCTCGTCGCCTACGCGCCCGCCCTCGCGCTCCTGGACCTGCCCGGGCCGGCCCTGATCCCCACCGCGGCCGGCTGGCTCGGGGCCCCGGCGGCGGTGCTCGCCTGGGTGCTCGCGGCGCTCGCCTGGCGGGCCGGGATCCGCCACTACACCGGAGCAGGAGGATGA